In one Methylobacterium sp. SyP6R genomic region, the following are encoded:
- the gloB gene encoding hydroxyacylglutathione hydrolase, which translates to MPEIRPEIRTFLCRSDNIGVLMRDPETGACAAIDVPEAAAVLRALDETGWRLTDILVTHRHGDHVEGIPEVKARTGARVTAPARAGNAVPQVDATVREGDVVTVGSLAAAVWETPGHCDDHVTYWFEAAGLAFAGDTLFTLGCGRVLEGPPQVLWRSLSRFLPLPDETVIYSGHDYVLSNARFALAAEPGNRNLADRAALAEKARAEGRFLVPTTLGEEKATNPFLRATEPALARAVGMEPGADPAAVFTALREWKNRF; encoded by the coding sequence ATGCCCGAGATCCGCCCCGAGATCCGCACCTTCCTGTGCCGAAGCGACAATATCGGCGTGCTGATGCGCGACCCCGAGACCGGCGCCTGCGCGGCGATCGACGTGCCGGAGGCGGCGGCCGTGCTGCGCGCCCTCGACGAGACCGGCTGGCGCCTCACCGACATCCTGGTCACCCACCGTCACGGCGACCACGTCGAGGGCATCCCCGAGGTGAAGGCGCGGACCGGGGCCCGGGTGACGGCCCCGGCGCGGGCCGGCAACGCGGTACCGCAAGTGGATGCGACCGTGCGCGAGGGCGACGTGGTGACGGTGGGCTCGCTCGCCGCCGCCGTGTGGGAAACGCCCGGCCATTGCGACGACCACGTCACCTACTGGTTCGAGGCGGCGGGCCTCGCATTCGCCGGCGACACCCTGTTCACCCTCGGCTGCGGCCGGGTGCTCGAAGGCCCGCCCCAGGTGCTGTGGCGCTCGCTGTCGCGCTTCCTGCCCCTGCCCGACGAGACCGTGATCTATTCCGGCCACGACTACGTGCTGTCGAATGCCCGCTTCGCGCTGGCCGCCGAGCCGGGAAACCGCAACCTCGCCGACCGGGCGGCCCTGGCCGAGAAGGCCAGGGCGGAAGGGCGCTTCCTGGTGCCCACTACCCTTGGCGAGGAGAAGGCCACCAACCCGTTCCTGCGCGCCACCGAGCCGGCGCTCGCGCGTGCCGTCGGGATGGAGCCCGGCGCCGACCCGGCGGCGGTATTCACGGCCCTTCGCGAATGGAAGAACCGGTTCTGA
- a CDS encoding cupin domain-containing protein: MQNLTARNLTALEVVRLLDLKPHPEGGHYRETFRDSREIDGRPASTAIYYLLDIGETSEWHRVDATEVWLWHAGAPMVITTSPNGHDAEARHLGPDLARGQRPQIVVPAHHWQTATSLGAWTLVSCTVAPGFRFEGFEMAPPDWRPMPR, translated from the coding sequence ATGCAAAACCTCACCGCCCGGAATCTCACCGCCCTGGAGGTCGTGCGCCTGCTCGACCTCAAGCCCCATCCGGAGGGAGGGCATTACCGCGAGACGTTCCGCGATTCCCGCGAGATCGACGGGCGTCCCGCCTCGACGGCGATCTACTACCTGCTCGATATCGGCGAGACCTCGGAATGGCACCGGGTCGATGCGACGGAGGTCTGGCTCTGGCATGCCGGGGCGCCGATGGTCATCACCACCAGCCCCAACGGCCACGATGCCGAGGCGCGTCATCTCGGTCCCGACCTCGCCCGGGGGCAGCGGCCGCAGATCGTGGTGCCGGCCCATCACTGGCAGACCGCCACCAGCCTCGGCGCCTGGACCCTGGTGAGCTGTACCGTGGCGCCGGGCTTCCGCTTCGAGGGTTTCGAGATGGCGCCGCCGGACTGGCGGCCGATGCCGCGCTGA
- a CDS encoding c-type cytochrome, whose translation MVRRRIAIGLGGAFLLAAIGFAAASWRPALAPGGPTPAETAPEQVRKGAVLASLGYCASCHTAEDGRPYAGGRGVGTPFGTIYATNITPDPETGIGRYTLAAFTRAMREGVDREGRHLYPAFPYTHYAGLTDPDVAALYAFAMTREPVRAEAKANALPFPFSWRPLLAGWKLLFFREPNIPADPRRDAAWHRGAYLAEALSHCGACHSPRNLLGAEVRTKAYSGGEADGWWVPPLDRSSPAPLPWGEADLTRYLAEWDPLHGGAAGPMRPVVEAHRTVPADEIRALASYVATLYGRGPAGSRTGPVDRAMPADDPAFARGAATYAGACAVCHESGGGAAGGVPYTTSSLGHRTTLRAPDPRNLILVLRDGIAPREHAPGPIMPAYGTTLTPDQTTDLAAYLRARFSPDGPWPRLGETVRDLMRQAPRPGARAESAP comes from the coding sequence GTGGTGCGTCGCCGGATCGCCATCGGGCTCGGAGGGGCTTTTCTCCTCGCGGCGATCGGGTTCGCGGCCGCGTCCTGGCGGCCTGCCCTCGCGCCCGGCGGGCCGACGCCGGCCGAGACCGCGCCCGAGCAGGTCCGCAAGGGCGCCGTCCTCGCCTCGCTCGGCTACTGCGCCTCCTGCCACACCGCGGAGGATGGCCGGCCCTATGCGGGTGGGCGCGGCGTCGGTACCCCGTTCGGGACCATCTACGCCACCAACATCACGCCGGACCCGGAGACGGGGATCGGCCGCTACACGCTCGCCGCCTTCACCCGGGCGATGCGCGAGGGCGTCGACCGCGAGGGGCGCCACCTCTACCCGGCCTTTCCCTACACCCATTACGCCGGCCTGACCGACCCGGACGTCGCCGCCCTCTACGCCTTCGCGATGACCCGCGAGCCGGTGCGGGCCGAGGCGAAGGCCAACGCCCTGCCCTTCCCGTTCTCCTGGCGCCCGCTCCTCGCCGGCTGGAAGCTGCTGTTCTTCCGCGAGCCCAACATCCCGGCCGATCCGCGCCGGGACGCGGCGTGGCACCGCGGCGCCTATCTCGCCGAGGCCCTGAGCCATTGCGGCGCCTGCCACAGCCCCCGCAACCTGCTCGGCGCCGAAGTGAGGACGAAGGCCTATTCCGGCGGGGAGGCCGACGGCTGGTGGGTGCCGCCCCTCGACCGCTCCTCGCCCGCGCCGCTCCCCTGGGGCGAGGCGGATCTCACCCGCTACCTCGCCGAGTGGGACCCGCTCCATGGCGGGGCCGCCGGCCCGATGCGCCCGGTGGTCGAGGCCCATCGGACCGTGCCGGCCGACGAGATCCGGGCGCTCGCTTCCTACGTCGCGACGCTCTATGGCCGCGGCCCCGCCGGCAGCCGCACCGGCCCTGTCGACCGGGCGATGCCGGCCGACGATCCGGCGTTCGCCCGGGGTGCCGCGACCTATGCGGGCGCCTGCGCGGTCTGCCACGAGAGCGGCGGCGGTGCCGCCGGCGGCGTGCCCTACACCACCTCCTCGCTCGGCCACCGCACCACCTTGCGGGCACCCGATCCCCGCAACCTGATCCTGGTCCTTCGCGACGGCATCGCCCCGCGGGAGCACGCGCCGGGGCCGATCATGCCGGCCTATGGGACGACGCTGACGCCGGACCAGACGACCGATCTCGCCGCCTATTTGCGCGCCCGTTTCAGCCCCGACGGACCGTGGCCCCGCCTCGGCGAGACGGTGCGGGACCTGATGCGCCAAGCCCCCCGCCCCGGCGCCCGGGCCGAGTCAGCGCCTTGA
- the dapB gene encoding 4-hydroxy-tetrahydrodipicolinate reductase yields the protein MRLVVVGASGRMGRMLIQAVAETEGCTLSGAIEREGSPALGQDAGVLAGLPPLGVAVTDDPLPVFAEADGVLDFTAPAATVFYAELAAQARIVHVVGTTGLSPDDLAKLKAAAFHARIVQSGNMSLGVNLLAGLVRKVAATLGDEFDIEILEMHHRHKVDAPSGTALLLGEAAAEGRGVALSQRKVAVRDGHTGPREPGTIGFATLRGGSVVGEHSVIFAGAGERIELTHLASDRGLFAAGAVKAALWAQSREPGFYGMDDVLGL from the coding sequence ATGCGTCTCGTCGTCGTCGGCGCCTCCGGGCGCATGGGGCGGATGCTGATCCAGGCCGTGGCCGAGACCGAGGGCTGCACGCTCTCCGGGGCGATCGAGCGCGAGGGTTCGCCGGCTTTGGGCCAGGATGCCGGCGTGCTCGCCGGGCTGCCGCCGCTCGGCGTCGCGGTCACCGACGATCCGCTTCCCGTCTTCGCCGAGGCCGACGGCGTCCTCGACTTCACGGCACCGGCCGCGACGGTGTTCTACGCCGAACTCGCCGCCCAGGCCCGCATCGTCCACGTGGTCGGCACCACCGGCCTGTCGCCGGACGATCTCGCCAAGCTCAAGGCGGCGGCGTTCCACGCCCGGATCGTGCAGTCGGGCAACATGTCGCTCGGCGTCAACCTGCTGGCCGGCCTGGTGCGCAAGGTGGCCGCCACCCTCGGCGACGAGTTCGACATCGAGATCCTGGAGATGCACCACCGCCACAAGGTGGACGCGCCCTCCGGCACGGCGCTGCTGCTCGGCGAGGCGGCGGCGGAAGGCCGGGGCGTGGCGCTCAGCCAGCGCAAGGTGGCGGTGCGCGACGGCCATACCGGCCCGCGCGAGCCCGGGACGATCGGCTTCGCGACGCTCCGCGGCGGCAGCGTGGTCGGCGAGCACAGCGTGATCTTCGCCGGTGCCGGCGAGCGCATCGAACTCACCCATCTGGCGAGCGACCGCGGCCTCTTCGCCGCCGGTGCCGTCAAGGCCGCCCTCTGGGCGCAATCCCGCGAGCCCGGCTTCTACGGCATGGACGACGTGCTGGGCCTCTGA
- a CDS encoding class I SAM-dependent methyltransferase, whose protein sequence is MSLDVTDLRAFYASPLGAVAQRLVGRTVHRMLGSVSGLRVMGLGYAVPYLGPVRHAAERTMAFMPATQGVTNWPGSGRSASCLVDPTMMPLPDSALDRVLLIHAIEAVESPAELMQEVWRVLTPGGRLIVAVPNRRGLWARRDATPFGHGQPYSRSQLGRLMRETLFSPEDWAETLYVPPVEGWLTVKTASAWERVGTGLSLPFAGLHVVEATKQLHRPVAVQARKAARLRARVLPVPVPVPAPVPGGA, encoded by the coding sequence ATGAGCCTCGACGTCACCGACCTGCGCGCCTTCTACGCCAGCCCCCTCGGGGCGGTGGCGCAGCGTCTCGTCGGCCGCACGGTCCACCGCATGCTCGGCTCGGTCTCAGGACTCCGGGTGATGGGCCTCGGCTACGCGGTGCCCTATCTCGGCCCGGTGCGGCACGCCGCCGAGCGGACCATGGCCTTCATGCCGGCGACGCAGGGCGTGACGAACTGGCCGGGTTCCGGCCGCTCGGCCTCCTGCCTCGTCGATCCCACCATGATGCCGCTGCCCGACTCGGCCCTCGACCGGGTGCTCTTGATCCACGCCATCGAGGCGGTGGAGAGCCCGGCCGAGCTGATGCAGGAGGTCTGGCGCGTGCTCACCCCCGGCGGCCGGCTGATCGTCGCGGTTCCCAACCGCCGCGGCCTGTGGGCGCGGCGGGACGCCACGCCCTTCGGCCACGGCCAGCCCTACAGCCGCTCGCAGCTCGGACGCCTGATGCGCGAGACGCTCTTCTCCCCCGAGGACTGGGCCGAGACCCTCTACGTGCCGCCCGTGGAGGGCTGGCTCACCGTGAAGACCGCGAGCGCCTGGGAGCGGGTCGGCACCGGCCTGTCGCTGCCCTTCGCCGGCCTGCACGTGGTCGAGGCGACGAAGCAGCTCCACCGTCCGGTGGCGGTCCAGGCCCGCAAGGCGGCGCGCCTGCGTGCCCGGGTGCTGCCGGTGCCGGTGCCGGTGCCCGCCCCGGTACCGGGTGGCGCGTGA
- a CDS encoding MarC family protein, which translates to MMPFPGAEAAAQSFLLAFSALFSIVNPPGAALIFAQVTAGRSHDERTWLSRRIGVYAAAVMLVSLWAGASVLSFFGISLAALRIAGGLVVAAQAWSLLAAPEQREARKTAQAEPVQGSEDGPEPTALAEIAFFPLTLPFTTGPGTIAVAIALGAGRPDRGVDRIAYLAGASAASLVIALMVLLAYASADRLVERLGHARARVLGRLAAFLLLCVGTQITLTGITDVLGPLIATARTAAGP; encoded by the coding sequence GTGATGCCGTTTCCGGGCGCGGAGGCCGCAGCTCAGAGCTTCCTCTTGGCCTTCTCGGCCCTGTTCTCGATCGTCAACCCGCCCGGTGCGGCGCTGATCTTCGCGCAGGTGACGGCCGGCCGCAGCCACGACGAGCGCACGTGGCTGTCGCGCCGCATTGGCGTCTACGCGGCCGCCGTGATGCTGGTCTCGCTCTGGGCCGGGGCGTCGGTGCTCAGCTTCTTCGGCATCTCGCTCGCGGCGTTGCGCATCGCCGGCGGCCTCGTGGTGGCGGCGCAGGCCTGGAGCCTTCTGGCCGCGCCCGAGCAGCGCGAGGCGCGCAAGACCGCCCAGGCCGAGCCGGTCCAGGGCAGCGAGGACGGCCCCGAGCCGACCGCGCTCGCCGAGATCGCGTTCTTTCCCCTGACGCTGCCCTTCACCACCGGGCCCGGCACCATCGCGGTGGCGATCGCGCTCGGCGCCGGCCGGCCGGATCGCGGCGTCGACCGGATCGCCTATCTCGCAGGCGCCTCGGCGGCCTCGCTGGTCATCGCCCTGATGGTGCTGCTGGCCTATGCCTCCGCCGACCGGCTGGTGGAGCGGCTCGGGCACGCCCGGGCCCGGGTGCTCGGGCGGCTCGCCGCCTTCCTGCTCCTCTGCGTCGGCACCCAGATCACGCTGACCGGAATCACCGACGTGCTGGGACCGCTCATCGCGACTGCCAGGACAGCCGCCGGCCCGTGA
- a CDS encoding 2,3-bisphosphoglycerate-dependent phosphoglycerate mutase has product MERLLVLARHGQSEWNLKNLFTGWKDPGLTELGVEEARAAGRRLKAKGVQFDVAFTSDLTRAQRTCALILEELGQSGLPTHADAALNERDYGDLSGLNKDDARAKWGEEQVHVWRRSYDVPPPGGESLKDTVARVLPYTMREILPRVMRGERVLVAAHGNSLRALVMVLDGLTTETIPGLELHTGVPLVYHLKDDTTVASKEVLDRD; this is encoded by the coding sequence ATGGAGCGTCTTCTCGTCCTCGCGCGCCACGGCCAGAGCGAGTGGAACCTGAAGAACCTGTTCACCGGCTGGAAGGATCCCGGGCTCACCGAGCTCGGCGTCGAGGAGGCGCGGGCGGCCGGGCGACGGCTGAAGGCGAAGGGCGTGCAGTTCGACGTCGCCTTCACCTCGGACCTTACCCGGGCCCAGCGCACCTGCGCGCTGATCCTGGAGGAGCTCGGCCAGTCCGGCCTGCCGACCCACGCCGACGCCGCCCTCAACGAGCGCGATTACGGCGACCTCTCGGGCCTCAACAAGGACGATGCCCGCGCCAAGTGGGGAGAGGAGCAGGTGCATGTCTGGCGCCGCTCCTACGACGTGCCCCCGCCCGGCGGCGAGAGCCTGAAGGACACCGTGGCCCGGGTGCTGCCCTACACGATGCGGGAGATCCTGCCTCGGGTGATGCGCGGCGAGCGCGTGCTGGTCGCGGCCCACGGCAACTCGCTCCGCGCCCTGGTGATGGTGCTCGACGGCCTCACCACCGAGACGATTCCCGGCCTCGAACTCCATACCGGCGTGCCGCTGGTCTACCACCTGAAGGACGACACCACCGTCGCCTCGAAGGAAGTTCTGGACCGCGATTGA
- a CDS encoding alpha/beta fold hydrolase: protein MAFRFVPGRTTRRAASGAVQVLRATAKANAAAARRTGALMQRGAEALKKDEPAHRPPGRFIEVDGVRVHAIVRGKGRPVVLIHGNGTMAEDFVICGLVEQLAKHYRVIAIDRPGFGHTERPRHWVWTAAAQARLVGHVLAALNVERPVVVGHSWGTLVALALAIHEGLDLRGLVLLSGYYYPGRRADVALISALAVPGLGDAARALTPGAVGRALAPQVFRHVFKPQAVPARFTARFPVALSLSATQARASAEDTASMNAAAALSQPHYAALRLPVAILSGDADAVVDPAEQSCRLHAEVAGSTLTLLPGQGHMIHYSAKARILRAITAQMALTGRRLSWQSR, encoded by the coding sequence ATGGCCTTTCGGTTCGTTCCCGGACGCACGACCCGCCGCGCCGCCAGCGGCGCGGTGCAGGTCCTGCGCGCCACCGCCAAGGCGAATGCCGCCGCGGCGCGCCGCACCGGCGCCCTGATGCAGCGCGGCGCCGAGGCGCTGAAGAAGGACGAGCCGGCGCACAGGCCGCCGGGGCGCTTCATCGAGGTCGACGGGGTGCGGGTGCACGCGATCGTCCGCGGCAAGGGCCGGCCGGTGGTGCTGATCCACGGCAACGGGACGATGGCGGAGGATTTCGTCATCTGCGGGCTGGTGGAGCAACTGGCCAAGCATTACCGCGTCATCGCGATCGACCGGCCGGGCTTCGGCCATACCGAGCGGCCGCGGCACTGGGTCTGGACCGCCGCCGCGCAGGCGCGGCTCGTCGGGCACGTGCTCGCCGCCCTCAACGTCGAGCGGCCGGTGGTGGTCGGCCATTCCTGGGGCACCCTGGTGGCGCTGGCCCTCGCCATCCACGAAGGCCTCGACCTGCGCGGGCTGGTGCTGCTCTCCGGCTATTACTATCCGGGCCGGCGGGCCGACGTGGCATTGATCTCGGCCCTCGCCGTGCCCGGCCTCGGCGACGCGGCCCGCGCCCTGACGCCGGGAGCGGTCGGGCGGGCGCTGGCGCCGCAGGTCTTCCGCCACGTCTTCAAGCCGCAAGCCGTGCCGGCCCGGTTCACCGCGCGCTTTCCCGTCGCGCTCTCGCTCTCGGCCACGCAAGCGCGGGCGAGCGCCGAGGACACCGCCAGCATGAACGCCGCCGCCGCCCTGTCGCAGCCCCATTATGCGGCGCTGCGCCTGCCGGTGGCGATCCTGTCGGGGGACGCCGATGCCGTCGTCGACCCGGCCGAGCAATCCTGCCGCCTGCACGCGGAGGTGGCGGGCAGCACCCTGACCCTGCTGCCGGGCCAGGGCCACATGATCCACTATTCGGCCAAGGCCCGGATCCTGCGGGCGATCACGGCGCAGATGGCGCTCACGGGCCGGCGGCTGTCCTGGCAGTCGCGATGA
- a CDS encoding outer membrane protein: MNKFLAGLAAFTALTSAAAAADLPRRAAPPPVFTPVPVFTWTGFYLGVNAGYGFDANSRSTSRYNLPAGSVIGSETTNGVVSLNTNRTDNSGFTGGAQIGYNYQFTPGSGFVVGLEADAQYVDFARRTRGTLNYGFAGNTGLAFAPPAATVFTSGNGLDYFGTVRGRLGYAFDRTLVYGTGGFAYGSGSEDQNFAGGRFRDSFRTGYAAGGGIEYALPTDSFLNFFRSNAVTLKVEGLYVNLDSKKDAFRGFYDLGTNAVYLRGAAANTEFAVVRAGLNYKFGSY, from the coding sequence ATGAACAAGTTCCTGGCCGGCCTGGCCGCGTTCACCGCCCTCACCTCGGCAGCCGCCGCGGCCGACCTGCCGCGCCGCGCCGCCCCGCCGCCGGTCTTCACCCCGGTGCCGGTCTTCACCTGGACCGGGTTCTACCTCGGCGTGAATGCCGGCTACGGCTTCGACGCCAACAGCCGCAGCACGTCCCGGTACAACCTTCCGGCCGGATCGGTGATCGGCTCGGAGACCACCAACGGCGTCGTCAGCCTCAACACGAACCGGACCGATAATTCCGGCTTCACCGGCGGCGCGCAGATCGGCTACAACTACCAGTTCACGCCGGGCTCGGGCTTCGTGGTCGGCCTCGAGGCCGACGCCCAGTATGTCGACTTCGCCCGTCGCACCCGGGGCACGCTGAACTACGGCTTTGCCGGCAATACCGGCCTGGCCTTCGCGCCGCCCGCGGCCACCGTCTTCACCAGCGGCAACGGCCTCGACTATTTCGGCACCGTCCGCGGCCGCCTCGGCTACGCCTTCGACCGCACGCTCGTCTACGGCACCGGCGGCTTCGCCTACGGCTCGGGCAGCGAGGACCAGAACTTCGCCGGCGGCCGCTTCCGCGACAGCTTCCGCACCGGCTACGCGGCCGGCGGCGGCATCGAGTACGCGCTGCCCACCGACTCGTTCCTGAACTTCTTCCGCTCGAACGCCGTCACGCTGAAGGTCGAAGGCCTCTACGTGAACCTCGACAGCAAGAAGGACGCCTTCCGCGGCTTCTACGATCTCGGCACCAACGCCGTGTACCTGCGCGGTGCCGCCGCCAACACCGAGTTCGCCGTCGTCCGCGCCGGCCTGAACTACAAGTTCGGCTCGTACTGA
- a CDS encoding xanthine dehydrogenase family protein molybdopterin-binding subunit yields the protein MTALTRRTLLVGGALLVGIGLPRQARAALPGSLAQAPRIDAWIRIGEDGAVTVMTGKAELGQGLKTALIQVAAEELGLEPASIRLVTADTELTPDEGYTAGSHSMQDSATAIRHAAAAARALLLDTAGRRLGLPPDGLRIDGGAVAAPDGRRLPLAEVAPEVELDAPVPERVSLRDPATYTLVGQPLPRVDIPAKVAGGAAYVQDIRAPGMVHARIVRPPRPGARLVNVDADAVASRPGVIRVHRDGSFLAVLAEREYAAVTAMRALAKGAVWQGGTPVPEPDALFSDLAGMPAKRTLIHAAGLDAPVPPGRRIAAQYRRRYQMHGSIGPSCAVAEFDGSRLTVWSHAQGMFPLRKALAEMLALPEEQVRCIHVEGSGCYGHNGADDAAGDAALLARALPGRPVRVQYTREQEHLWEPYGGAMMTEASAVLGPDGRIADWDYAVRSPTHLTRPPGAGQLLSARMLETPFAAPPPKALPQPEGGGDRNAIPLYRLPRARVAHDFVSDMPLRVSALRSLGAYMNVFSIESFCDELADAAGADPVAFRLKHLDDPRARAVIEAAASRFGWGQALPKGRGAGFAFARYKNLAAYCALAVEVEVTRESGRVRLVRAQAAVDAGQVVNPHGIRDQIEGGIIQAMSWSLFEAVAHDAEGPTSRDWSTYPIARFPDIPERLDVHLIDRPGQPFLGAGEVAQGPTAAALGNAIRRAAGVRLRELPMRPEMVKAAIGV from the coding sequence GTGACCGCGCTCACCCGGCGCACGCTCCTCGTCGGCGGCGCGCTCCTCGTCGGGATCGGGCTGCCGCGTCAGGCCCGGGCGGCGCTTCCCGGCAGCCTGGCGCAAGCGCCGCGGATCGATGCCTGGATCCGGATCGGCGAGGACGGAGCCGTTACGGTGATGACCGGCAAGGCGGAACTCGGCCAGGGCCTCAAGACGGCTTTGATCCAGGTCGCCGCGGAGGAGCTGGGACTGGAGCCCGCCTCGATACGCCTCGTCACCGCCGATACCGAGCTGACCCCGGACGAAGGCTATACCGCCGGCAGCCACTCGATGCAGGATTCAGCCACCGCGATCCGGCACGCCGCCGCGGCCGCGCGGGCCCTGCTCCTCGACACCGCCGGGCGCCGTCTCGGCCTCCCGCCGGACGGCTTGCGAATCGACGGCGGCGCGGTGGCCGCGCCGGACGGGCGGCGCCTCCCGCTCGCCGAGGTCGCCCCGGAGGTCGAACTCGACGCACCGGTGCCCGAGAGGGTCTCCCTTCGCGATCCGGCGACTTACACCCTCGTCGGCCAGCCGCTGCCGCGGGTCGACATCCCCGCCAAGGTCGCGGGCGGCGCAGCCTATGTCCAGGATATCCGCGCGCCGGGCATGGTCCATGCGCGGATCGTGCGCCCGCCTCGCCCCGGCGCCCGGCTCGTGAACGTCGACGCGGACGCGGTCGCCTCCCGCCCCGGGGTGATCCGGGTGCATCGCGACGGCAGTTTCCTGGCGGTGCTAGCCGAGCGCGAATACGCCGCCGTGACGGCGATGCGGGCGCTCGCCAAGGGAGCGGTCTGGCAGGGCGGCACGCCGGTGCCGGAGCCGGACGCGCTCTTCTCCGACCTCGCCGGGATGCCGGCGAAGCGGACGCTCATCCACGCGGCCGGCCTCGATGCGCCGGTGCCGCCGGGACGCCGGATCGCCGCGCAGTACCGCCGGCGCTACCAGATGCACGGCTCGATCGGCCCGTCCTGCGCGGTGGCCGAATTCGACGGCAGCCGCCTCACCGTGTGGTCGCATGCGCAAGGGATGTTCCCCCTGCGCAAGGCGCTCGCCGAGATGCTGGCCTTGCCCGAGGAGCAGGTTCGCTGCATCCACGTCGAGGGTTCGGGCTGCTACGGCCATAACGGCGCCGACGACGCCGCGGGCGACGCGGCGTTGCTCGCCCGCGCCCTCCCCGGCCGGCCGGTGCGGGTGCAATATACCCGCGAGCAGGAGCACCTGTGGGAGCCCTATGGCGGCGCGATGATGACGGAGGCCTCCGCCGTGCTGGGGCCGGACGGGCGGATCGCCGACTGGGATTACGCGGTGCGCAGCCCGACCCACCTCACCCGCCCGCCGGGTGCGGGCCAGTTGCTCTCGGCCCGGATGCTGGAGACGCCTTTTGCCGCCCCACCCCCGAAGGCGCTGCCGCAGCCCGAGGGCGGCGGCGACCGCAACGCCATCCCGCTCTATCGTCTGCCCCGGGCCCGGGTGGCGCACGACTTCGTCTCCGACATGCCGCTCAGGGTCTCGGCCCTGCGCAGCCTCGGCGCCTACATGAACGTGTTCTCGATCGAGAGTTTTTGCGACGAACTCGCCGATGCGGCGGGCGCCGATCCGGTCGCGTTCCGCTTGAAGCATCTCGACGATCCGCGGGCCCGCGCCGTGATCGAGGCCGCCGCCTCCCGCTTCGGCTGGGGGCAGGCGCTCCCGAAGGGCCGCGGCGCCGGCTTCGCCTTCGCGCGCTACAAGAACCTCGCGGCCTATTGCGCGCTCGCCGTCGAGGTGGAGGTGACGCGCGAGAGCGGCCGGGTCCGGCTGGTGCGGGCGCAAGCTGCGGTCGATGCCGGCCAGGTCGTCAACCCCCACGGCATCCGCGACCAGATCGAGGGCGGGATCATCCAGGCGATGAGCTGGAGCCTGTTCGAGGCGGTGGCGCACGATGCGGAGGGGCCGACGAGCCGCGACTGGAGCACCTACCCGATCGCCCGCTTCCCCGACATTCCCGAGCGCCTCGACGTCCACCTGATCGACCGTCCCGGCCAGCCTTTCCTCGGTGCCGGCGAGGTCGCGCAGGGGCCGACGGCGGCGGCGCTCGGCAATGCGATCCGGCGGGCGGCGGGGGTGCGCCTGCGCGAATTGCCGATGCGACCGGAGATGGTGAAGGCGGCGATCGGGGTGTGA
- a CDS encoding (2Fe-2S)-binding protein: MPILTVNGRTQKVAAEPETPLLYVLRDELGLIGAKFGCGLGQCGACTVEVEGRAVLSCLTPIGVLEGRSVTTVEGLGSPENPGPLQAAFIAENAAQCGYCIAGMVMRAHALLRSNPHPSDAEIRDGLRLNLCRCGTHMRILAAVRRAAGRDAGHPPASTGATP; this comes from the coding sequence ATGCCGATCCTGACGGTGAACGGACGCACGCAGAAGGTCGCGGCCGAGCCCGAGACCCCGCTCCTCTACGTTCTGCGCGACGAACTGGGGCTCATCGGGGCCAAGTTCGGCTGCGGGCTCGGCCAGTGCGGCGCCTGCACGGTGGAGGTCGAGGGACGCGCGGTCCTGTCCTGCCTCACCCCGATCGGCGTGCTGGAGGGACGGTCCGTCACCACCGTCGAGGGGCTGGGATCGCCGGAGAATCCGGGCCCGCTCCAGGCCGCCTTCATCGCCGAGAACGCGGCGCAATGCGGCTACTGCATCGCCGGCATGGTGATGCGGGCCCATGCCCTGCTGCGCTCGAATCCGCATCCGAGCGACGCCGAGATCCGCGACGGCTTGCGGCTCAACCTGTGCCGCTGCGGAACCCATATGCGGATCCTCGCCGCCGTGCGCCGCGCCGCCGGCCGGGACGCCGGGCATCCGCCCGCCTCCACGGGAGCGACGCCGTGA